One Hippoglossus stenolepis isolate QCI-W04-F060 chromosome 9, HSTE1.2, whole genome shotgun sequence genomic region harbors:
- the LOC118114549 gene encoding neurofilament light polypeptide yields the protein MTDTLCLCQDLCWQIVTVSAVFRSNCKLSSLTLCVAVLCLSTAHPRLLHPAHSFSPHPISSLAETGWLAPLSNPSVSMPAKKNSLRHSHYWLYKSQSNADQCADNPATFPDTEPPVSEIMASIGFDPYFPSPYKRRVAVRSAGYGGGGGIGSRSAYSSHSAPISSYASSCRSYPAYSRVSSGYSSVLSAPVSAAATDLRLEQAAQVSSEFKTLRTQEKAELQGLNDRFVSFIDRVHELEQQNKLLETELLLLRQRQTQPSNLRALYDHELRQLHAAVEEARHEKQAAQDRRDEMEDVLRNLEKRYEDEVMGRAEAEGRLLDTRKETDDAALSQAELEKRVCTLLDELAFLKRLCESEIAELQAQIHYSAEVSVEMEVAKPDLSAALRDIRVQYEKLAQHNLQSAEEWFCNKMNVMTVGSARNTESIKKGKDEAGEYRRLLKARMLEIDAGRDMNHALENQLQEVEEKQSAEISALQDAISQLEDELRANKNDMARYLKDYQDLLNVKMALDIEIAAYRKLLEGEENRINVASSGSVSVYSQAMYGAPSYGRTQISMQSQLSSAPPYLLSSRFYSPSFSTEERISASQAHQAEASPPQDEEEEQVEEEEEEDQVEKEEKEEEEEHGEEEKEEEEEQGEEGEEEVEEKKDGEEEADEQGDEEGEAEDEAKEDEAQGGEESQPEEEDGAEQKEEEGDEEGEKKEVETEKKEVVEKATDKKV from the exons ATGACAGATACTTTATGTCTTTGTCAGGATTTATGTTGGCAAATAGTAacagtttctgcagtttttaGGAGTAACTGTAAGCTGTCCTCACTGACCCTGTGTGTTGCAGTCCTGTGTTTGTCCACCGCCCatccccgcctcctccatcccGCACACTCATTCTCACCACACCCCATCTCTTCCTTGGCTGAGACTGGCTGGCTGGCACCGTTATCAAATCCTTCTGTCAGCAtgcctgcaaaaaaaaatagctTACGTCACAGTCATTACTGGCTCTATAAAAGCCAGAGTAATGCAGATCAGTGTGCAGACAACCCAGCTACATTCCCAGACACGGAGCCTCCTGTCTCTGAAATCATGGCTTCCATCGGCTTTGACCCTTACTTTCCCTCCCCTTACAAGAGGAGAGTGGCGGTGCGCAGTGCAGgatatggaggaggtggaggaattGGATCTAGGTCTGCCTACTCCAGCCACTCTGCCCCAATATCTTCCTATGCATCCTCATGCAGAAGTTATCCAGCCTACTCCCGAGTTAGCTCCGGCTACTCCTCTGTGCTTTCTGCTCCGGTGTCTGCAGCTGCAACTGACCTACGCCTTGAGCAAGCAGCCCAGGTCAGCTCTGAGTTCAAAACCTTGAGGACCCAGGAGAAGGCTGAGCTGCAGGGCCTGAATGACCGCTTTGTAAGCTTCATTGACCGGGTCCATGAGTTGGAGCAGCAGAACAAGTTGCTGGAGACTGAGCTTCTGCTGCTCAGGCAGAGGCAGACACAGCCATCCAACCTCCGGGCCCTGTATGATCATGAGCTCCGCCAGCTCCATGCTGCTGTGGAAGAAGCTCGCCATGAGAAGCAAGCAGCCCAAGATCGCAGGGATGAGATGGAGGATGTGCTGAGAAACCTGGAAAAACGCTATGAGGATGAAGTGATGGgcagagcagaagcagagggAAGGCTCCTCGATACCAGAAAGGAAACAGATGATGCTGCTCTGAGCCAGGCCGAGCTCGAGAAAAGAGTCTGTACCCTGCTGGATGAGCTGGCCTTCCTGAAGCGCCTCTGCGAGAGTGAGATTGCAGAGCTGCAGGCCCAAATACATTACAGCGCTGAGGTGTCAGTGGAGATGGAGGTTGCCAAACCTGACCTATCTGCCGCTCTCCGTGACATCCGGGTGCAGTATGAAAAGCTTGCACAACACAACCTGCAGTCAGCTGAAGAGTGGTTCTGCAACAAGATGAATGTGATGACAGTTGGCTCCGCTCGCAACACTGAGAGcataaaaaaaggcaaagacgAGGCTGGAGAATACCGCCGGCTCCTCAAAGCCAGGATGCTGGAGATTGATGCCGGCCGTGACATGAACCATGCTCTTGAAAACCAActgcaggaagtggaggaaaaacagagtGCTGAGATCTCTGCACTGCAG GATGCAATAAGTCAGCTGGAGGACGAGTTGAGGGCAAACAAGAATGACATGGCTCGCTATTTGAAAGATTATCAGGACCTCTTGAATGTGAAGATGGCCTTGGATATTGAAATAGCAGCCTACAG GAAGCTCCTTGAAGGAGAAGAGAACCGTATCAATGTGGCGAGCTCCGGGTCCGTCAGTGTTTACTCCCAGGCCATGTACGGCGCTCCATCTTATGGAAGAACACAGATCTCCATGCAGTCTCAGCTGAGCTCGGCACCGCCTTACCTGCTGAGCTCCCGCTTTTATTCTCCATCCTtctccacagaggagagaatATCTGCAAGCCAAGCACATCAAGCTGAGGCCAGCCCTCCtcaagatgaggaggaagagcaggtggaagaggaagaggaggaggatcaggtggaaaaagaagaaaaggaggaggaagaggagcacggagaagaagagaaggaggaggaagaggagcagggagaagaaggggaggaagaggtggaggaaaagaaggacggagaggaagaagcagatGAACAAG GTGATGAAGAGGGGGAAGCAGAGGATGAAGCCAAGGAAGACGAGGCgcaaggaggagaggagagccaacctgaggaagaggatggtgctgagcagaaggaggaagagggtgatgaAGAGGGTGAGAAGAAAGAGGTGGAAACTGAGAAAAAAGAGGTGGTGGAGAAAGCAAcagataaaaaagtttaa